In the genome of Candidatus Electrothrix rattekaaiensis, the window GTGAAACTCCTTTCAGTCAATTGATGCGCTCTAGGCTGTCGTACTTTTTGGCTACAATTAATTATTTTTTTATTAAAACATTTTGAGCCTGCCCTTACAATAAGGCGAACGCCTCATTTTATTCGGGTGAATCGCCCGGGTCCTTTGGGCATATTTTGAGCAGCTTGAAATATAACCGATTCTTAGGTAGCCTCAGGTCTCGAATATCTTCGACAGATATATATTTTAACCAGATTTTTCCAAAAAAGTCATTTAGGTGACAGCCAAAAATTAAACAGTTACAAGGCGGTGTACTATACATTCATAGCCCTTGTTAAACGTTCAGCATATTGCCAGTCCATTTTCGACTGATTTGAGGAGAGTATCTTGTCTATTCCTTTACTGCTGCAAGTCTGTGCAGCTCTCATTGCGGCTTTTCTCTTTTCCACCTACACGGTTATAGCTACAGAGAGTAAGTGGACCACCCTCATGCTTCTTGATACAGTCTCTCTTGCAGCTCTTTTTTATTTCTTTTTCCAGGTTGTAACAAAAATAAAATCGGTCAAGATGCGCATCGCAGTGGCGGCATGCATCAGTATTATCGTCAGTTTAACCTTTATCGGCAATGTCTTCTATTATCAAGTCTTTCACGATTGGGTGCATGCTGAACTCTTCGGCCAATGGAGTGTCGGGCTGTCCATACAAAGCAGTGTCTTTGAAAATGCAACGTGGCGAGAGATCTCTCTTGCCCTCTTTGTCCCGCTCATACTCTCTCTTCTTGCTGTACTCTGGAGAGATACACCGAAGAAATATTCGAAAAGAGTTGGCTTGCTGATCTTAATGCTCTGTCTCTCGGTTCACTCTGTTGCCGCCTCAAGGCATTTTGAACCCTCGGAGCATAATTTTCTCGTTAACTTGGCAAGAGAGCTTGTTGTCAAAAGCTTTTCTTCCAAGGGAGATGCAATGCGGGGAAGTATCGACCCATCGCTCTACCCTGCTGTTGATTCAAGCCGCTACATCAGCTCAACAGACAGTCGTTATCCTCTTATAAAAATCCCGAAAGAGCAAAACAGAGGAAATTCTTTATTTCCAGAGAGCAAACAGCCCAATATTGTGCTGATTCTGATGGAGTCGGTTCGAGCAAAGGAGTCAGGCACATATGGGGCCAAGCTGAGCTTTACACCTGCCTTTGATCAACTTGCTCGGCAAGGGGTGCTCTATAAAAACTTCTATGCAAACGGAACCCAAACCGTCCGGGGTGAGCTTTCGTTGCTCTGTTCTTTTTATCCGAACTACACGGGATCCCCGATCTACATGAAGCGGCCAAAGCTCAAATTGAGTTCACTGCCCGGTATTTTACAGGAGGATGGCTACAAGACCATGTGGATCAGCGGCTTTAAATCAAGTTATGCCAACAAAGACGGCTTCCTAAAAAAGCATGGCATTGAAGATCTTTATGACGGTAGCGACTTGGATCCAGACACTACCGAAAAGATCGGCTGGGGTTACTCGGACAGAGCGATCTTCTCCTATGCGGAATCAATCTTAGATAAGCAGAAGGAACCCTTTTTTGCCGAGATCATGACGCTCTCCAATCACTGGCCCTTTGATTTTGCCTATTCAGAGACGCCGGAGACCCTGCCGGAAACAGCGGATAAAAAGTACAGCAACTACTGTCGCGGGATGTACTATACAGACTGGGCAATGGGTGAGTTCATGAAGAGGATGCAAAAGAAGCCCTACTTTAACAACACCCTGTTCATCATAACCTCTGACCACGGTATCTGGTATTTTCCGCCGGAAGAGAAGCTGACCACCGTTGAAAAACAGGAGGCGTATTTCAGAATGCCCTTGCTCTTTTACGCGCCCACTCTCTTAGATCCCAAGGTGTCCAATATTGTGACAAGCCAGATTGACGTTGCTCCGACCGTGTTGGACCTCCTCGGCATCCAGCGAAAAAATGCCTTTCTAGGACAGAGCCTGCTTGATGAAAACCCGAGTCAGGAGCGTTTTGCCCTTATGCAGCATGTGATGAAATGGAGCTATCGTAGAGGGAATGAGTATATCTACAGTTCCGGTTCAGAGGCTTTTGTTGAACATTATCCGCCACCGCCCAAGGGCACTGCAATGAAACGATCTGATGAACATCTCATCTTTACCCTACAGGGGGATCTTCTCCATAGAGGCGGTGAGCAATTTGTTTTTCATGAGGTTGATCAGGATCGTCAGGATAAAACGCAGTGGGTGATTAACCTGTTAAAATCAAATCAGGAGCTGCTGTTTAGTGATCGGATTTTTGATCATTTGTATTGATGGCTTGTATTGATGGGAGGCTCAATATGCGAGAAGGGCTGTGATGAGGAGGAATCAGGGGGAAGCACCAAGGTTTCCCCCTCTGATCCTGCTTGAGAAAAAAATTAGCCGATGGCAACTAGGGCCTGCCGTAACTGCTCAATAAGAATATCAATATCATCTTGGGTTACGGTCAGGGGCGGAATAAAACGCAGAACCCGTGCCCCGGCAAAATTGATCAGGCAGCCTCGCTCAAAGAGTTGTTGAACAATTTCAGGACCGTGCGCAATCCCCTTTTCTGTCAGGACCAAAGCAAGGAGCATACCGCAACCGCGAACTCCGGAGCAAAGCTCTGGGAACTCAGTAGCAATCGCTTCTAGGCGTTGGATAAAATAGGCACTCATCTCCTGAACAGCGGCGAAAAAACCGTCAGCCAGCATGGTCTTCATCACCGCAACACCGGCTGACGCAGCCACCGGATTACCGCCAAAGGTCGAGGCATGGGTGCCGACCGTGAAGGAGGCTGCGATATCAGAGCGAGTCAGCATGGCTCCGATAGGCAGGCCGTTACCTAGGGCTTTTGCCAAGGTCATGATATCCGGGGTAACGCCCAGCTGCTCATAGGCGAACAGGGTGCCGGTCCGTCCCATTCCGGTCTGCACCTCATCAAAGATAAGCAACAGGTTATGCTTATCGCAAAGGCTCCGTATTTTTTGTAAATAGGCAGGCTCTAGGGGACGCACACCGCTCTCACCCTGAAGGGGTTCACAAAGGATGGCGCAGGTAGTCGAGTTAATCAATTTTTCCAGCTCATCAGGATCACCAAAGCCAGCATGGACAAAACCGGCAGGCATGGGTTCAAAACCCTGCTGAAATTTGGGCTGCCCTGTAGCCGCAACTGTGGCCAGGGTTCGCCCATGAAAGGAGCCGGACAGCGAGATGATTTCATAGCGTCCCTTGCCGCTGTGGATCCGAGCCAGCTTGATCGCGGCTTCATTGGCCTCGGCACCGGAATTAGCCATAAAAACGCGATCCGCAAAGCTGTTGGCGGTGAGCAGTTCTGCCAGCTCGGTCTGCGGCTCGGTATAAAAGAGGTTAGAGACGTGCATGAGCTTCTTGGCCTGCGCACAAACAGCCTCTGTAACCGCCGGATGGCAATGTCCCAAAGAGCAGACCGCAATACCGGCCAGAAAATCCAAGTACTCTCTGTTGTCCGCATCCCAAAGCCTGCACCCTTCTCCCCGCACCATAGCTGCCGGAAATCGGCTGTAGGTCCCTGCAAACACGGCATCACCCTTTTCTTTCCATTCTGTATTGTTCAAACCTGCTGCTGTCATACTGTAATCTCCGTACCAATACCCTTATGGGTAAAAATCTCCAGCAGGATGGCGTGTTCCTGCCGCCCGTCAATAATATGGGCCTTGTTGACTCCGCCCTCAAGAGCGGAAGCGCAACAGCGGAGTTTCGGAATCATTCCGCCGCTGATTACTCCATCCGTAATCATCTGCTCAATGGTTTCCTTCTTGATAGAGGAGAGCAGGCTGCCTTCACTGTCCTTGACGCCTTCCACATCAGTGAGCAGGATGAGCTTGACTGCATCCAGCTCGGCAGCAATGGCTCCAGCCACCAGATCGGCGTTGATATTATATGCCTGCCCGTCTTCACCCACTCCAACCGGCGCAATGACCGGGATAAAATCCTGGGCATCCAGAGTCGTAAGGATTTCAGGATTCACCCTAGTCACTTCGCCCACCCGACCGAGATCAATGAGTTCCGGCGGAGCGTTTTCCGTTTCCGGTTTCCCGAGCACCTTCATCTTTTTTGCCTGGACAAGATCACCGTCCCGCCCGGAAAGTCCTACGGCCTTGCCGCCGTAATGATTGATCAGGCCGACGATCTCCTTATTCACCTTGCCCACCAGAACCATCTCCACCACATCCATAGTCGGGCCGTCCGTGACCCGCATCCCCTGGATATAGTTGGAGGTGATCTGCATTTTTTGCAGAAATTCATTAATCTGCGGTCCGCCGCCGTGGACTACCACGGGATTCAGGCCGATATATTTAAGCAGAATAACGTCCAGAGCAAAATTTTTCTTCAGCTCCTCGTCCACCATTGCGTGACCGCCGTATTTGATGACCACGGTTTTATGGTTGAACTCACGTATATACGGCAAGGATTCTATGAGTACCTTGGCTTTGGCTATTTCATGTTCCATTGTATGCTCCGATTTTCTTTTTTGAACGCAGGCTGTTACATCAGACATTAAAACGAAACAGGATGCAGTCCCCGTCTTTGACCACATACTCTTTGCCTTCTGAACGCATCAGGCCCTTGTCCTTGGCCGCAGGTTCAGAACCGCAGGCGATATAATCCTCATAGGCAATAACCTCGGCCCGGATAAAGCCCCGCTGGAAATCCGTATGAATTTTGCCTGCTGCTCCGGGTCCGGTTGTCCCCTTAGTGATAGTCCAGGCTCTGGTTTCCTTTTCACCTACTGTGAAGTAGGTAATCAGGCCCAGTAGGTCATAGCCAGCATGAATCAGGCGGTGCAGGCCTGGCTCTTCCATGCCCATGTCGGCAAGAAACTCCTGTTGCTCTTCAGCGTCCAATAGGCTAATTTCCTGCTCAATAGCCCCGGCAATGGTCACCACAGAGGCTCTTTCCTGCTCGGCAACCTTTTTGAGTCGCTCGACAAAATCATTACCATCGGCAATATCCTCATCGCTGACATTGGCCACATAAAGGACCGGTTTCGTGGTCAGCAGGCAGAGATCACGCATCAACTCCCGTTGCTGATCTGTTTCCACTTCCATTGTTCTAGCCGGTTTGCCCTCATCAAGGATGCCTTGGAGCTGTTCCAAAAAAGCAGCCTCAGCTATAAATTTTTTATCCCCGGATTTTGCTTGGCTTGCTGCTTTCTTCTGGCGTTTGCTCACCGTATCCAGGTCGGCCATGACCAATTCCATAGTAATGACTTCTACGTCCCGGATAGGATCAATCGAGCCATCCACATGAACGATATTGTCGTCCTCAAAACAACGGACAACATGGAGAATAGCGTCCACCTGTCGGATATGACCAAGGAACTGATTGCCCAGGCCCTCGCCCTGACAGGCTCCTTTGACCAGCCCGGCAATATCGACAAATTCCATTTGGGTGGGAACCTTGCTGCGGGTCTTTGCCAGCTCGGCCAGGATATCAAGTCGTTTATCCGGTACCGGCACCACGCCCACATTGGGTTCGATTGTGCAGAAAGGATAATTTTCCGCTTCAATAGCTGCTGCTGTTAAGGCATTAAAAATGGTTGATTTTCCCACATTTGGCAGACCGACAATGCCGCATTGAAAACCCATAGCTCTCTCTGGTTATTGTTAAGATATAGAAATACCCCGGTTTCGGGGAGCAGGTGAAAAGCAAACGGGACTCGCCCCTGATGCTTCGCAAGAATAATCGTCAGATATTTTTATCAGCGCTCGGAGGTCGCTGCAGTATACTCTTTATCATGAGAAGAGCGGAAAGGAAGATTTTGAAAAACCGCCTTCAGCCGTCTGTTCCCGCAGTTACCCATGCACATCCTATCGCACATGGGCGGAAGGCCCGCACAATTTTGTTCGCATATTTCCTGGCAGCAGAGTTGCCGTTCAAGGCTGCCGGTCTGCGGATCCCGAACACCCAATACTTCCTTCTCCTGTGTTATTGTTGCCGCACAGATATTTTGCTGCATCCCCCCTCTGCCGGTAAAGAATGCAGAGCCAGTCACGGTCACCGTGTCTCCCACACGAAAATAAAAGACAGACGGACATTTGGCTGTTAATCGTTCCGGATAGACGTGAATAACCGTGCCCGGCTGCTGACCGGTTTCTATATCAAGATGCAGGCCGCTTCGTCCTGTGAAGGGTTGAATCCTGTACTCAACATTGCGTATCCGTCCCTGAATCTTGGCAAGAGGGTGTTTCCAGGGGCGACCGCATGTCGAGCTATTTATCGTTTTACTCTGTTGCATCAGGGACATTTGCCGGGCGATTTTTTGTTTTATTTGTTTTTTCATTACGGCGGAAGGGTTTATTATTCCCTGGTCTCCTCCTGCCGAGGCATCCGATTTGCCGGGCGATACGCTGTCATGTGCAGGCGAATAATCGGAGAAAGAGAATGACCGGCCTTTTGCTCCGGGAAGTTCAGCCCCAGAGACAGCGGAAATACATTCGCCTGTTACCAGCAGAAAGATAAGAAGGAAAATGACCTTATGCGTTGAGAACAGTTCTGTTTTTGCGTTCTGACAAGCGGAACAACGAAATGGTGTGTATATTTTCATGCCGTGAGAATAACACGACATCCTTTTTGAGGAAAGAATATTCAACAACAGGAAACAGTCACTGCATATTCTTTCTCTTCTTTATTTTTATGCACAGTCGTACAGTCAGACAATCTGTGATGTCAAAAAGATCCAGGTAAATAAGATGACTTTTTTGGATCAGCCCTATATATTTGTTACCAAGCCTCTATCCTTTTTTTGTCCGCAAGCGGATTTTTCATTGTAACCAACCAGCCAAACGAAAATTATGCAGGAACTGACCAACGAACTCAAGACAAAGCTTATTGAGATCCTGAATCTCAGCGATATAGAGCCGGAAGATTTTGACGAGCAGGCCCAACTGGTCGGCGGAGAACTCGGCATTGATTCCATCGACGTTTTGGAGATGGTGGTGATGGTCGAAAAAGACTACGGGATCATCATTAATAATCAGGAAGTCGGCCAAAAAGTCTTTGCCTCCCTTGCCTCGCTTGCCGAGTATATTCAGGAAAATTCGCAGGGAACATCCTCTTGACAGTCAAACCGGTATATATCTGCGGCACCGGGATCATCAGCCCACTCGGTGTTGATTATGCTGCGACAGAAGCAAAACTGCGACAAGGGGACACGGCGATCCGTCCGCTGGATCTCTTTTCCCTGG includes:
- a CDS encoding LTA synthase family protein, encoding MSIPLLLQVCAALIAAFLFSTYTVIATESKWTTLMLLDTVSLAALFYFFFQVVTKIKSVKMRIAVAACISIIVSLTFIGNVFYYQVFHDWVHAELFGQWSVGLSIQSSVFENATWREISLALFVPLILSLLAVLWRDTPKKYSKRVGLLILMLCLSVHSVAASRHFEPSEHNFLVNLARELVVKSFSSKGDAMRGSIDPSLYPAVDSSRYISSTDSRYPLIKIPKEQNRGNSLFPESKQPNIVLILMESVRAKESGTYGAKLSFTPAFDQLARQGVLYKNFYANGTQTVRGELSLLCSFYPNYTGSPIYMKRPKLKLSSLPGILQEDGYKTMWISGFKSSYANKDGFLKKHGIEDLYDGSDLDPDTTEKIGWGYSDRAIFSYAESILDKQKEPFFAEIMTLSNHWPFDFAYSETPETLPETADKKYSNYCRGMYYTDWAMGEFMKRMQKKPYFNNTLFIITSDHGIWYFPPEEKLTTVEKQEAYFRMPLLFYAPTLLDPKVSNIVTSQIDVAPTVLDLLGIQRKNAFLGQSLLDENPSQERFALMQHVMKWSYRRGNEYIYSSGSEAFVEHYPPPPKGTAMKRSDEHLIFTLQGDLLHRGGEQFVFHEVDQDRQDKTQWVINLLKSNQELLFSDRIFDHLY
- a CDS encoding aspartate aminotransferase family protein — protein: MTAAGLNNTEWKEKGDAVFAGTYSRFPAAMVRGEGCRLWDADNREYLDFLAGIAVCSLGHCHPAVTEAVCAQAKKLMHVSNLFYTEPQTELAELLTANSFADRVFMANSGAEANEAAIKLARIHSGKGRYEIISLSGSFHGRTLATVAATGQPKFQQGFEPMPAGFVHAGFGDPDELEKLINSTTCAILCEPLQGESGVRPLEPAYLQKIRSLCDKHNLLLIFDEVQTGMGRTGTLFAYEQLGVTPDIMTLAKALGNGLPIGAMLTRSDIAASFTVGTHASTFGGNPVAASAGVAVMKTMLADGFFAAVQEMSAYFIQRLEAIATEFPELCSGVRGCGMLLALVLTEKGIAHGPEIVQQLFERGCLINFAGARVLRFIPPLTVTQDDIDILIEQLRQALVAIG
- the argB gene encoding acetylglutamate kinase codes for the protein MEHEIAKAKVLIESLPYIREFNHKTVVIKYGGHAMVDEELKKNFALDVILLKYIGLNPVVVHGGGPQINEFLQKMQITSNYIQGMRVTDGPTMDVVEMVLVGKVNKEIVGLINHYGGKAVGLSGRDGDLVQAKKMKVLGKPETENAPPELIDLGRVGEVTRVNPEILTTLDAQDFIPVIAPVGVGEDGQAYNINADLVAGAIAAELDAVKLILLTDVEGVKDSEGSLLSSIKKETIEQMITDGVISGGMIPKLRCCASALEGGVNKAHIIDGRQEHAILLEIFTHKGIGTEITV
- the ychF gene encoding redox-regulated ATPase YchF; translated protein: MGFQCGIVGLPNVGKSTIFNALTAAAIEAENYPFCTIEPNVGVVPVPDKRLDILAELAKTRSKVPTQMEFVDIAGLVKGACQGEGLGNQFLGHIRQVDAILHVVRCFEDDNIVHVDGSIDPIRDVEVITMELVMADLDTVSKRQKKAASQAKSGDKKFIAEAAFLEQLQGILDEGKPARTMEVETDQQRELMRDLCLLTTKPVLYVANVSDEDIADGNDFVERLKKVAEQERASVVTIAGAIEQEISLLDAEEQQEFLADMGMEEPGLHRLIHAGYDLLGLITYFTVGEKETRAWTITKGTTGPGAAGKIHTDFQRGFIRAEVIAYEDYIACGSEPAAKDKGLMRSEGKEYVVKDGDCILFRFNV
- a CDS encoding phosphopantetheine-binding protein; this encodes MQELTNELKTKLIEILNLSDIEPEDFDEQAQLVGGELGIDSIDVLEMVVMVEKDYGIIINNQEVGQKVFASLASLAEYIQENSQGTSS